Proteins encoded in a region of the Panicum hallii strain FIL2 chromosome 3, PHallii_v3.1, whole genome shotgun sequence genome:
- the LOC112888180 gene encoding L-type lectin-domain containing receptor kinase IX.1-like isoform X1: MAPLHFLILLAIVSSFAEAGDDGNFSATALSMLPGAFMPVGPYYCSTTGNYTLKSPYQVNLGKLLEDLQSGAIANRAGFNYGVAGEAPDAVFGLTMCYADLNWTQCQNCLQAATTGELICPFSREMKAREDACVLRYSNESFFSVADVISAFHFSDISNSVTNVAGVNATLWSLMPRLAAEAAVSELRLAKGSQVSKGSKGISQVIYGLAQCTRDLNASECSRCLTYFVEELLSSSLSVKINYAVKGYSCNVAYKIGEDFDSIIRPMAPSTIAQPPYPSPRTRLTLGIIAGVTGGSIAFIISTGTLVCILFRHRSIKAREREVDVSDDDPLEDNTFEKETGPRRFRYRELATAAGFFSDKEKLGEGGFGSVYKGYLKDMDLPVAIKRVSKSSRQGRKEYISEVKIISRLRHRNLVQLIGWCHGGGELLLVYELMPNGSLNSHIHSQNNVLSWQLRHDIVLGIGSALVYLHQDWEQCVLHRDIKPSNILLDASFNAKLGDFGLARMVDHERQSHTTALAGTMGYMDPECMLSGSASTTSDVYSFGVVLLEICCGRQPIVVVQDNGEYTTMHLVQWVWECYGRGRIIDAADARLNGEFDGDEMERVMIMALWCAHPDRTLRPSIRQVIGVLRMEAPLPSLPTNMPVATFMPPMHHLQRESRATTGCSSGSAGTKHSSITTKTSSLPR; this comes from the exons CTGCACTGTCGATGTTACCGGGAGCCTTCATGCCCGTTGGACCATATTACTGCTCTACTACGGGAAACTACACCCTTAAGAGCCCGTACCAGGTGAACCTCGGCAAACTCTTGGAGGACCTCCAGTCGGGTGCCATCGCCAACCGCGCCGGCTTCAATTACGGTGTTGCCGGTGAGGCGCCCGATGCTGTGTTTGGTCTCACTATGTGCTACGCCGACCTTAACTGGACCCAGTGCCAGAACTGCCTCCAAGCGGCGACCACTGGAGAGCTGATTTGCCCATTCagccgggagatgaaggcccgcgAAGACGCGTGCGTGCTCCGGTACTCCAACGAGTCGTTCTTCTCCGTCGCCGATGTGATATCAGCGTTCCACTTCTCGGATATTAGTAACTCCGTCACCAACGTGGCCGGCGTGAACGCCACGCTGTGGAGTCTGATGCCCCGGCTAGCGGCGGAGGCTGCCGTCTCCGAGCTACGGCTGGCGAAAGGGAGCCAGGTGTCCAAGGGATCGAAAGGCATCTCGCAGGTGATTTACGGGCTGGCACAGTGCACCAGGGACCTTAACGCCAGCGAGTGCAGCAGGTGCCTCACCTACTTCGTCGAGGAGCTGTTAAGCAGCTCACTCTCGGTCAAGATCAACTACGCCGTCAAGGGCTACAGCTGTAACGTGGCGTACAAGATTGGGGAAGACTTCGATAGCATCATTCGACCCATGGCGCCGTCGACGATTGCACAACCACCAT ATCCATCGCCTCGCACCAGACTGACGTTGGGGATAATAGCCGGCGTGACAGGTGGTTCTATAGCTTTCATCATCTCCACCGGCACCTTGGTTTGCATCTTGTTCCGTCACCGCAGCATAAAGGCAAGAGAGCGAGAAGTAGATGTGTCTGACGATGATCCTCTGGAAGATAACACGTTCGAGAAAGAAACAGGACCGAGACGATTCCGATATAGGGAGCTGGCTACCGCAGCCGGCTTCTTCTCCGATAAGGAGAAGCTTGGAGAAGGCGGTTTCGGGTCGGTGTATAAAGGATACTTAAAAGATATGGACCTTCCGGTTGCCATAAAAAGAGTATCCAAGAGCTCCCGGCAGGGGAGAAAGGAGTACATTTCTGAGGTGAAGATCATAAGCCGTCTGAGGCATCGCAATCTGGTGCAGCTTATAGGCTGGTGTCATGGTGGCGGTGAGCTCTTGCTTGTCTATGAGCTCATGCCCAATGGAAGTCTTAACTCTCATATTCATAGCCAGAACAATGTGTTATCGTGGCAACTCAG GCATGACATCGTGCTTGGAATCGGATCCGCACTTGTGTACCTGCACCAGGATTGGGAGCAGTGCGTTTTGCACCGTGACATCAAACCGAGCAATATCTTGCTTGACGCCTCCTTCAACGCCAAGCTTGGCGATTTCGGGCTCGCGAGGATGGTTGACCACGAACGACAATCTCACACAACTGCCCTTGCCGGCACTATGGGGTACATGGACCCAGAATGCATGCTAAGTGGTAGTGCCAGCACCACATCCGATGTCTATAGCTTTGGTGTCGTCCTCCTTGAGATTTGTTGCGGCCGACAGCCGATCGTTGTAGTACAAGACAACGGAGAATACACCACCATGCACCTGGTGCAGTGGGTATGGGAATGTTATGGTCGTGGAAGGATCATCGACGCCGCCGATGCACGGTTGAATGGTGAATTTGATGGTGATGAGATGGAGCGTGTTATGATCATGGCTCTCTGGTGCGCGCATCCCGACCGCACCCTGAGGCCATCCATCAGGCAAGTGATTGGCGTGCTCCGGATGGAGGCACCCCTGCCGAGCCTCCCCACCAACATGCCGGTGGCGACATTCATGCCTCCGATGCATCACCTACAGCGCGAATCTAGGGCCACGACGGGCTGCAGTAGTGGCAGCGCAGGCACCAAACATTCAAGCATCACGACCAAGACATCTTCCTTGCCGAGATGA
- the LOC112888180 gene encoding L-type lectin-domain containing receptor kinase IX.1-like isoform X2 translates to MAPLHFLILLAIVSSFAEAGDDGNFSATALSMLPGAFMPVGPYYCSTTGNYTLKSPYQVNLGKLLEDLQSGAIANRAGFNYGVAGEAPDAVFGLTMCYADLNWTQCQNCLQAATTGELICPFSREMKAREDACVLRYSNESFFSVADVISAFHFSDISNSVTNVAGVNATLWSLMPRLAAEAAVSELRLAKGSQVSKGSKGISQVIYGLAQCTRDLNASECSRCLTYFVEELLSSSLSVKINYAVKGYSCNVAYKIGEDFDSIIRPMAPSTIAQPPSGVTGGSIAFIISTGTLVCILFRHRSIKAREREVDVSDDDPLEDNTFEKETGPRRFRYRELATAAGFFSDKEKLGEGGFGSVYKGYLKDMDLPVAIKRVSKSSRQGRKEYISEVKIISRLRHRNLVQLIGWCHGGGELLLVYELMPNGSLNSHIHSQNNVLSWQLRHDIVLGIGSALVYLHQDWEQCVLHRDIKPSNILLDASFNAKLGDFGLARMVDHERQSHTTALAGTMGYMDPECMLSGSASTTSDVYSFGVVLLEICCGRQPIVVVQDNGEYTTMHLVQWVWECYGRGRIIDAADARLNGEFDGDEMERVMIMALWCAHPDRTLRPSIRQVIGVLRMEAPLPSLPTNMPVATFMPPMHHLQRESRATTGCSSGSAGTKHSSITTKTSSLPR, encoded by the exons CTGCACTGTCGATGTTACCGGGAGCCTTCATGCCCGTTGGACCATATTACTGCTCTACTACGGGAAACTACACCCTTAAGAGCCCGTACCAGGTGAACCTCGGCAAACTCTTGGAGGACCTCCAGTCGGGTGCCATCGCCAACCGCGCCGGCTTCAATTACGGTGTTGCCGGTGAGGCGCCCGATGCTGTGTTTGGTCTCACTATGTGCTACGCCGACCTTAACTGGACCCAGTGCCAGAACTGCCTCCAAGCGGCGACCACTGGAGAGCTGATTTGCCCATTCagccgggagatgaaggcccgcgAAGACGCGTGCGTGCTCCGGTACTCCAACGAGTCGTTCTTCTCCGTCGCCGATGTGATATCAGCGTTCCACTTCTCGGATATTAGTAACTCCGTCACCAACGTGGCCGGCGTGAACGCCACGCTGTGGAGTCTGATGCCCCGGCTAGCGGCGGAGGCTGCCGTCTCCGAGCTACGGCTGGCGAAAGGGAGCCAGGTGTCCAAGGGATCGAAAGGCATCTCGCAGGTGATTTACGGGCTGGCACAGTGCACCAGGGACCTTAACGCCAGCGAGTGCAGCAGGTGCCTCACCTACTTCGTCGAGGAGCTGTTAAGCAGCTCACTCTCGGTCAAGATCAACTACGCCGTCAAGGGCTACAGCTGTAACGTGGCGTACAAGATTGGGGAAGACTTCGATAGCATCATTCGACCCATGGCGCCGTCGACGATTGCACAACCACCAT CCGGCGTGACAGGTGGTTCTATAGCTTTCATCATCTCCACCGGCACCTTGGTTTGCATCTTGTTCCGTCACCGCAGCATAAAGGCAAGAGAGCGAGAAGTAGATGTGTCTGACGATGATCCTCTGGAAGATAACACGTTCGAGAAAGAAACAGGACCGAGACGATTCCGATATAGGGAGCTGGCTACCGCAGCCGGCTTCTTCTCCGATAAGGAGAAGCTTGGAGAAGGCGGTTTCGGGTCGGTGTATAAAGGATACTTAAAAGATATGGACCTTCCGGTTGCCATAAAAAGAGTATCCAAGAGCTCCCGGCAGGGGAGAAAGGAGTACATTTCTGAGGTGAAGATCATAAGCCGTCTGAGGCATCGCAATCTGGTGCAGCTTATAGGCTGGTGTCATGGTGGCGGTGAGCTCTTGCTTGTCTATGAGCTCATGCCCAATGGAAGTCTTAACTCTCATATTCATAGCCAGAACAATGTGTTATCGTGGCAACTCAG GCATGACATCGTGCTTGGAATCGGATCCGCACTTGTGTACCTGCACCAGGATTGGGAGCAGTGCGTTTTGCACCGTGACATCAAACCGAGCAATATCTTGCTTGACGCCTCCTTCAACGCCAAGCTTGGCGATTTCGGGCTCGCGAGGATGGTTGACCACGAACGACAATCTCACACAACTGCCCTTGCCGGCACTATGGGGTACATGGACCCAGAATGCATGCTAAGTGGTAGTGCCAGCACCACATCCGATGTCTATAGCTTTGGTGTCGTCCTCCTTGAGATTTGTTGCGGCCGACAGCCGATCGTTGTAGTACAAGACAACGGAGAATACACCACCATGCACCTGGTGCAGTGGGTATGGGAATGTTATGGTCGTGGAAGGATCATCGACGCCGCCGATGCACGGTTGAATGGTGAATTTGATGGTGATGAGATGGAGCGTGTTATGATCATGGCTCTCTGGTGCGCGCATCCCGACCGCACCCTGAGGCCATCCATCAGGCAAGTGATTGGCGTGCTCCGGATGGAGGCACCCCTGCCGAGCCTCCCCACCAACATGCCGGTGGCGACATTCATGCCTCCGATGCATCACCTACAGCGCGAATCTAGGGCCACGACGGGCTGCAGTAGTGGCAGCGCAGGCACCAAACATTCAAGCATCACGACCAAGACATCTTCCTTGCCGAGATGA